A region of the Paenibacillus sp. J23TS9 genome:
CGGTCAAGTGAAACGGATAGTTGTCATCGATGACTTTATTGTTCGCGGTCGCAATAAACCCTTCTTTCGGATTCACAGTCGTAGGCAGATCATCCCAGGGAATATATCCCGTCCATTCATATTCATCCGTCCATCCAGGTACGGGAACCGAGCCGTCGCCCTTTTTGCGGATCGGAATCAGGCCATTTCCCCGGTACGCGATTGTACCATCTGTGGAAGCAAAGACGAAATTCTGTGCAGGAGCATCAAAAAACTCCAAGCTTTTCTTAAAATCCTCCCAGTTATGTGCTTTGGCGAACATTTGGATGGCCTCAAGCTCCGTCGTCGAATCCAAGGCCGTCCACCTCATGGCGAGCGCAGTATCCTGCTGCTGATCTTTGGCGAACTCGGAAATAATCGGTCCATGCCGGGTCACCACGACATCATAGGATACCGGCTCCTCACCTTTTATTTTTATTTCCTCCTTATACACCTTGGCATCTTCCCACTTACCCATGTATTCAAACTGATTCAGATTCTCCGGATTTCTCTTTTCTATATAAAGATCCTGCACATCCGGGCCTAAGTTTGTCACTCCCCAGGCAATATCCTCGTTGTGTCCTAGAATAATTCCTGGAACTCCGGCGAAAATAACGCCACTCACATTCAAATCCGGTGCCGAAAGATGTGTCTCGTACCAGATCGACGGTGTAGCCAGTCCCAGATGCGGATCATTCGCCAGCATCGGCTTCCCTGAAGCCGACTTCTCACCGGATACGACCCAGTTGTTGCTGCCATTAAAAGGATCAGGAGTTACAGCGGCGGCAGCGAGTGCGGTCAGGTCAACCGGATTGTCCTTTAGTGCCTGAATAATCGTAGCCCCGTCCTTCGGATAAGTCGGCATTAAAGATTGAAGCTTCTCAGGCGATAGCTTCTGCGCCATGCTGTACCGGAAGGCCTGCCCCTCCCAATTGCCTGCCAGATCATAAGCCATATATTTACCAATCGTTAAGGAATCAATCGGCTGCCACTCCGTTGGCTGGTACCCCAGGATCGTAAACTCAACCGGCAGTGATTTGGATTCTTTTGCTTGCTTTATGTAATTGTTCACGCCTTGCGCATACCATTCCAGTACATTCTTGGATTCCTCCGAATAGGCAGCTAAGGAAGCCTCAGCCGCTCTACGCAGACCGAAGCTGCGAAAGAATTTATCGCGGTCGATCGCTTTTGCCCCCACCACTTCACTCAGCTGTCCGGAAGCCTGCCTTCTGCTCAGATCCATCTGAAAGATGCGGTCCTGCGCTGTCACATACCCTTGGGCAATATACAGGTCCTGCTCACTTTGCGCCTCGATATGCGGCACGCCGGATTCATCCCTCCATACCGTTACTTCTTTTTCCAGTCCGGAAATGTGGAGTTCGCCCTTAATGACCGGCAAACTTTTATTCACCAGCCAGTACACGTATCCACCTGCGCAGGCAATCAAAAGCACAATAATCAGAACAATGATTCCGACGACGCGCGGCCAGCGTTTTTTGCGCGGTTTGACGCTCGGAACGGTCACTGCGGCCAAAAGCTTCATGCAGGACTCCCCCAGACTCTAATGGTTATTTATGGATTCTCATCCATTATAGGGGGTG
Encoded here:
- a CDS encoding penicillin acylase family protein, producing the protein MKLLAAVTVPSVKPRKKRWPRVVGIIVLIIVLLIACAGGYVYWLVNKSLPVIKGELHISGLEKEVTVWRDESGVPHIEAQSEQDLYIAQGYVTAQDRIFQMDLSRRQASGQLSEVVGAKAIDRDKFFRSFGLRRAAEASLAAYSEESKNVLEWYAQGVNNYIKQAKESKSLPVEFTILGYQPTEWQPIDSLTIGKYMAYDLAGNWEGQAFRYSMAQKLSPEKLQSLMPTYPKDGATIIQALKDNPVDLTALAAAAVTPDPFNGSNNWVVSGEKSASGKPMLANDPHLGLATPSIWYETHLSAPDLNVSGVIFAGVPGIILGHNEDIAWGVTNLGPDVQDLYIEKRNPENLNQFEYMGKWEDAKVYKEEIKIKGEEPVSYDVVVTRHGPIISEFAKDQQQDTALAMRWTALDSTTELEAIQMFAKAHNWEDFKKSLEFFDAPAQNFVFASTDGTIAYRGNGLIPIRKKGDGSVPVPGWTDEYEWTGYIPWDDLPTTVNPKEGFIATANNKVIDDNYPFHLTDSWAQPYREARIQQVLSGKDKLTVEDMQKLQFDRNNLQAEEFLDGLIGKVKNNSDLRPVDKEVLGLLQNWNKVNDPDQAAPLAYELWMQRFDDVLFKPEISDDMMKLFNNKAIVKDEMLRKSLQGEQEPWMDEKGGLEMVALQALQLAVDQAVSLQGKHPSKWQWGEFHQIDFPHPLGSVKPLNLIFNAKAVPMGGGRVTVGAAGWDSATGEVNHGAPWRTVIDLSDPLRSFNAVGPGQSGHLLSKWYHNQVDDWTTGQYHMTSILPTIYRSAGNELKLFPK